Proteins encoded together in one Yersinia mollaretii ATCC 43969 window:
- the speF gene encoding ornithine decarboxylase SpeF, with protein MTLLKIATSARLASYIETQRGVVYLNQTDFTDVAAVVMSVEDANAGILSRLHDLGFAIPTFIAVMSEQTVSADYLPLIKGVITLGEANKGFYNAQVEAAASEYQKNLLPPFFSTLKKYVEMNNSTFACPGHQGGEFFRKHPAGRQFFEFYGETIFRSDMCNADVKLGDLLIHEGAAKDAQKYAAKVFNADKTYFVLNGTSAANKVVTNALLTRGDLVLFDRNNHKSNHHGALIQAGATPIYLETARNPFGFIGGIDAHCFDERYLRQQLREVAPDRAEEARPFRLAIIQLGTYDGTVYNARQVIDNIGHLCDYILFDSAWVGYEQFIPMMKDFSPLLLELNENDPGIIVTQSVHKQQAGFSQTSQVHKKDNHIKGQKRHCNHKRFNNAFMLHASTSPFYPLFAALDVNAKIHSGDSGRRMWMDCVKLGIETRKSLLERCSMLRPFIPPTVGGKNWQDYDTQIIANDARFFNFVPNERWHGFEGYNQDQYLVDPCKLLLTTPGIDASTGQYTEFGVPAAILATFLRENGIVPEKCDLNSILFLLTPAENPAKMAHLVDMLTQFERYVEQDALLCDVLPTIYRKNEERYRGYSLRQLCQEMHDLYVSFDVKQLQKEMFRKTGFPQVIMNPQDANIQFIRDNIELIPIAEAEGRIAAEGALPYPPGVLCVVPGEVWGGAVQRYFLALEEGINLLPGFSPELQGVYIEKGDVEWRRIFGYVVTQ; from the coding sequence ATGACACTATTAAAAATAGCAACAAGCGCCCGTCTAGCTTCTTATATAGAAACTCAGCGCGGTGTGGTGTACCTCAATCAGACTGATTTTACGGATGTTGCCGCCGTGGTGATGTCGGTTGAAGACGCGAATGCCGGTATATTGTCAAGGCTGCATGATCTTGGTTTTGCTATTCCGACTTTTATTGCTGTGATGTCAGAACAGACGGTTTCTGCAGATTATTTGCCTCTTATTAAAGGTGTCATCACGCTGGGTGAGGCCAATAAGGGTTTTTACAATGCTCAGGTGGAAGCTGCTGCCAGTGAATATCAAAAGAATCTGTTGCCGCCTTTTTTCTCAACGCTAAAAAAATATGTTGAGATGAATAACTCAACGTTTGCTTGCCCAGGACATCAGGGGGGAGAGTTTTTCCGTAAGCATCCAGCGGGTCGCCAGTTTTTTGAGTTCTATGGTGAGACAATTTTCCGTTCGGATATGTGCAATGCCGATGTTAAATTGGGCGACTTACTTATCCATGAAGGTGCGGCCAAAGATGCTCAAAAATATGCGGCTAAGGTCTTTAATGCAGATAAAACCTATTTTGTACTGAATGGCACGTCGGCTGCGAATAAGGTGGTCACTAACGCCTTATTAACCCGTGGTGATTTAGTCTTGTTCGATCGCAATAATCATAAATCTAACCACCATGGCGCACTGATCCAAGCTGGGGCGACCCCCATCTATTTAGAGACGGCCCGCAATCCATTCGGTTTTATTGGTGGCATTGATGCCCACTGTTTTGATGAGCGCTATTTACGCCAGCAGTTGCGTGAAGTCGCGCCTGACCGAGCGGAAGAGGCACGGCCATTTAGATTGGCTATCATTCAGTTGGGTACTTATGATGGCACTGTCTATAATGCACGTCAGGTAATTGATAATATTGGTCATTTATGTGATTACATTTTGTTTGATTCCGCATGGGTCGGTTACGAGCAATTTATTCCGATGATGAAGGATTTCTCTCCATTGTTACTGGAATTAAACGAAAACGATCCTGGGATTATTGTGACTCAATCAGTGCACAAACAGCAGGCTGGTTTTTCCCAGACCTCGCAGGTGCATAAAAAAGATAACCATATCAAAGGGCAAAAACGACACTGCAATCATAAACGTTTTAATAATGCATTTATGTTGCATGCTTCGACCAGCCCGTTCTATCCATTATTCGCAGCACTGGATGTTAATGCTAAAATACATTCTGGTGACAGCGGCCGCCGTATGTGGATGGATTGCGTCAAGCTGGGTATCGAAACCCGCAAATCACTATTAGAGCGCTGCTCAATGTTACGGCCTTTTATTCCCCCAACTGTCGGCGGTAAAAATTGGCAAGATTATGATACTCAGATCATTGCCAATGACGCGCGTTTCTTTAATTTTGTGCCTAATGAACGTTGGCATGGTTTTGAAGGGTATAACCAAGATCAGTATTTGGTTGATCCTTGTAAGTTATTACTGACGACACCAGGAATTGATGCCAGCACGGGTCAATATACAGAATTTGGTGTTCCAGCCGCGATATTGGCGACCTTCTTACGTGAAAACGGCATTGTGCCGGAAAAGTGCGATCTGAATTCGATCCTGTTTTTGCTAACGCCAGCAGAAAATCCAGCAAAAATGGCACATCTGGTCGATATGTTGACACAGTTTGAACGCTACGTTGAGCAAGATGCACTGCTTTGTGATGTGCTCCCGACGATATATCGCAAGAATGAAGAGCGCTATCGCGGCTACTCTTTGCGCCAGTTATGCCAAGAAATGCATGACTTGTATGTCAGTTTTGATGTTAAACAGTTGCAAAAAGAGATGTTCCGCAAGACGGGTTTTCCGCAGGTAATCATGAACCCGCAAGATGCCAATATCCAGTTTATCCGCGATAATATTGAGTTGATTCCTATTGCTGAAGCGGAAGGGCGTATTGCTGCGGAAGGTGCATTGCCTTATCCGCCGGGTGTATTGTGCGTGGTGCCGGGTGAAGTATGGGGAGGGGCGGTTCAGCGTTATTTCTTGGCGTTGGAAGAGGGCATTAATTTATTGCCGGGCTTTTCTCCAGAATTGCAGGGCGTTTATATCGAAAAAGGTGATGTAGAGTGGCGTCGTATCTTTGGTTACGTCGTGACTCAGTAA